A window of Candidatus Methylomirabilis lanthanidiphila contains these coding sequences:
- a CDS encoding ABC transporter (permease and ATP-binding protein), which produces MAIRESPDGTSSRRSLKTAMLALLASTRWALGLTWSTSPWLVSGVVISTCGRALVPAGLALTARGLINGLVDLLHRGSDDFPVLIPWLVLGVGLAIVQAMSDVGSRYLMQRLNDEMQLTITVDILKHAAGLDIACFENHRFHDVMERAKQDTAQHFSQFLISIIGVINNGLQLVSLLLILVMIEPFITAVLAPVALPYLIFQLRLAKTRHVKEQTRTTGRRWASYFVRLLTDPQSAAEVKLLDLAPLLINRYRILITEFRDQDRQVHFRSFLGASAFALSAAAVFYLILAWVVYRALQSKLTVGDVAIYAGASTALRSNLANVIQLMSNAVEHALFVFNLKEFLNIRPWIQDTGNTIPVSRQGDIQFTHVSFSYPGSSRLILSDISLHIKPGETVAVVGENGAGKTTLAKLIARLYEPDQGYIALDGMDIRQLPVAYLHSQLTFVLQGFGRYEATAADNIAYGDWRRLLHDQDQVEAIAREANIQEMIEGMPQTYGTMLGKMFGGHDLSTGQWQQLAVARAFARDACVLILDEPTASLDARAEHAIFSRFRELLKGRTTILISHRFSTVSMADRILVLDQGRLIEQGTHQELMARNGHYATLYNLQERQMPVSGTAS; this is translated from the coding sequence ATGGCAATCCGCGAAAGTCCTGACGGCACATCCTCTCGTCGATCCCTCAAAACCGCTATGCTCGCCCTGCTCGCCAGCACCCGATGGGCACTCGGTCTCACGTGGTCTACGAGCCCTTGGCTGGTGTCGGGCGTGGTCATCTCAACCTGTGGTCGGGCCCTCGTACCCGCCGGCCTGGCGTTGACGGCCAGAGGACTCATCAATGGGCTGGTCGATCTCTTACACCGTGGGTCCGATGACTTCCCGGTATTAATTCCCTGGCTTGTGCTGGGTGTGGGACTGGCCATAGTGCAGGCTATGAGCGATGTCGGCAGCCGCTACCTGATGCAACGTCTCAATGACGAGATGCAGCTCACAATCACGGTTGATATTCTAAAACATGCTGCCGGCCTTGATATTGCCTGCTTTGAAAATCATCGGTTTCACGATGTGATGGAGCGCGCTAAGCAGGATACCGCTCAACATTTCTCTCAATTTCTAATCAGCATTATTGGGGTAATCAATAACGGTCTCCAGTTGGTCTCGCTGTTGCTGATTCTTGTCATGATCGAACCGTTCATCACGGCGGTCCTCGCGCCGGTAGCGCTTCCCTACCTGATCTTCCAATTGCGACTCGCAAAAACGCGCCATGTCAAGGAACAGACCAGAACAACCGGACGCCGATGGGCGAGTTATTTCGTCCGTTTGCTGACGGACCCTCAGTCGGCCGCCGAGGTCAAGCTCCTGGATCTCGCCCCTTTGCTGATCAATCGCTACCGCATACTCATCACGGAGTTCAGGGATCAAGATCGTCAGGTACATTTTCGCAGTTTCTTAGGAGCCAGCGCGTTTGCACTATCGGCAGCGGCCGTATTCTATCTGATCCTGGCCTGGGTCGTGTATCGGGCGTTACAATCGAAACTGACGGTCGGGGATGTGGCCATCTATGCCGGAGCGTCTACCGCTCTACGCAGTAACCTGGCGAATGTCATCCAGTTGATGAGCAACGCCGTAGAGCATGCGTTGTTTGTCTTCAATCTCAAAGAGTTCCTGAATATCCGCCCGTGGATTCAGGATACCGGCAATACAATACCGGTATCACGACAGGGCGACATTCAGTTTACCCATGTCTCATTCAGTTACCCGGGATCAAGCCGATTGATCTTGTCGGACATCTCGCTCCATATCAAGCCAGGTGAAACGGTAGCCGTGGTCGGGGAGAACGGGGCCGGAAAGACGACGCTGGCAAAACTGATTGCCCGATTATATGAACCTGATCAAGGATACATCGCCTTGGACGGGATGGATATTCGGCAGTTACCGGTTGCGTACCTTCATAGCCAGCTTACCTTTGTGCTGCAGGGATTCGGCCGGTATGAGGCCACCGCCGCCGATAATATCGCGTACGGGGACTGGCGGCGTCTCCTGCACGACCAGGATCAGGTCGAGGCGATTGCCAGGGAAGCGAACATACAAGAGATGATCGAAGGGATGCCTCAGACCTACGGGACCATGCTGGGCAAGATGTTCGGGGGGCACGACCTGTCGACAGGTCAGTGGCAACAACTCGCGGTGGCGCGCGCGTTTGCGAGAGATGCCTGTGTACTCATTCTGGACGAACCGACGGCAAGCCTGGATGCGCGGGCTGAGCATGCAATCTTCTCACGATTTCGGGAATTGCTTAAGGGCCGCACAACAATCCTCATCTCTCATCGATTTTCTACCGTCTCGATGGCCGATCGGATCCTGGTACTCGACCAGGGACGCCTCATTGAGCAGGGTACCCATCAGGAATTGATGGCGCGCAATGGACACTACGCCACACTCTATAATCTTCAGGAACGACAGATGCCAGTCAGTGGTACCGCTTCATGA